From a single Planctellipticum variicoloris genomic region:
- a CDS encoding tetratricopeptide repeat protein, whose protein sequence is MSDPKPIIVTPPSPADVINSLRPGIHVNVPLLVGTVVLLVVMAGGGWFIRGYFLHANSAVYLEKARRAETQGEIDAALGYYGEYLEFSRIAGRKSDEELRHRADILARMAALLERLPENESRIRSLYQTYEECLRLNRDQPEMRLRFVALLMQLPRFGDALSHLAILEETVSPGYDLAEVLYLKGGCLEAERKFAESQRAFLGSIRNWPEQAAAYIRLAQLWAAHPDDVSSVAEADLPSGDEWQIVQEILQPAQKQKSVAVDQATEAVLTALLEHRPGATGSVAAARFLMVMQSVEDRLPLTAAEAGVRTRAVFAAAEASVEPADGTGESGIEPLPWLERWTPGVPAFSDADFDGHVTREEMQQRFVDGDALTRLGWAEKLLARLPETVESQQEVSLALVELLTARIDVVRMLRPADLPAVVEQVREQLKAVKDVADDDLRLLFARMSLDQYEPETGEPRDSLEKLRHAETRLRNVLEALDRTRGSRGSDSEVDWSVGVKLLNTRWLEIELRYELAGILLDQLALLEPDQHSPMLAAIRAESTRLEETGAPQSYPAAIHVRELLLDGKFREAAVLASDAGKDLAPQSPLARQLALLAVDGWLQIGNRVAAINELRKQLQRDPAWIAGRERLAETLFAAGHLEEAIAEFRRLSAVPGFGERLLELLLIRNAGVAPAHRKWDEPEAIIAGLGLDANATLPDLLLGVEYHMLRAATDHALTENGDKTKAVSQLAVAEELLKSAQRRFPEQLPVLIAQARFELQRFDVPPDERRTRAETLLSEYRMKSGPPVDAALLEAQIAVDRDGAAAVEQLLRLSEPTAEIAGDEKVRLLSGLARLATRIGNLQAARDLWSRAAEVDPEDLVSRLAILQLLLEQGGNSDFPFPEQQWSEMLEDVGRIEGTESGWVAVLKARRRLESLAEDLGERTQQLAEAAEWLKSVERTRPGWSEVSRLRGRIADLLGQPDVAIAAYREAIAQGDRSPDIIRRVAIHHFQRQEYGEADRLLQKIAEESAEPLTGDLARLAWKVTWNRHEFDRAIGMARKLTAESESAEDYITLALLQFARGQHGPETEALLRKAAWDLAPQTTPPWVALVGYYARLQRWSDAEVAIAAALERLPSAPRPDHLLAVGSLYDILAAANSADRSSFVAKATTAFEAALVAAPDDEFVIAATAEHFLQHNEARRSGPLLETLLKPDRPTTPGVRTWARMRLARLVASGGRFEDLRQAIELLKAAVDSGEDASAENLRLQLEFLERLPGEDTRGPRLKLLQTLKSQSTLSREESLQIAELLDAAGQPAEALQAFETLLETQPKFTRARVAYIASLLRQRTDDPVLLEAARVQASLLNDMEPRSWQTAQIRSQIEAAIGKNEQALQIVQNFVERRFDLAGEQPLATYLEQEPLNDLLSRLAQELSVRGQREDGKLLENAADLLSQGQRETAFQQLLTGRSAELLNELRYDSLRQAALLLEELKLGDPEPYFRRFAAESPAPGARLDLASFLVRRNRAAEALQICEEVWNRGASGRAAAVAVTALRLVPKEPPGELVAWRERLAMAADNPAITDRWMVANLLGELDGLMGSEAASIEGYRKAVAANSRDGIAWNNLAYLLARRNASSEDLQEAERAIAEAIRVAGPDQAALDTRAVVYLAQGKAAEALATVQSSVGSEAAGALHFRQAECLWRLGRILEARQALDRAHRDGWRLDELSGSDRRVAEMCVRELQSTE, encoded by the coding sequence GTGAGCGACCCCAAACCAATCATCGTGACGCCGCCCTCTCCGGCCGACGTGATAAACAGTCTGAGGCCGGGAATTCACGTCAACGTTCCTCTGCTGGTGGGGACCGTTGTTCTTCTCGTCGTGATGGCGGGGGGCGGATGGTTTATCCGCGGCTACTTCCTTCACGCGAATTCCGCGGTTTATCTCGAAAAGGCCCGCCGCGCCGAAACGCAAGGCGAGATTGACGCCGCACTGGGATACTACGGCGAGTATCTCGAATTCAGCCGGATCGCCGGTCGGAAAAGCGACGAGGAATTGCGACACCGGGCCGACATCCTGGCGCGGATGGCGGCCCTGCTCGAACGACTTCCGGAGAACGAGTCCCGGATCCGCAGCCTGTATCAGACTTACGAGGAGTGCCTGCGGCTGAATCGCGATCAGCCTGAGATGCGTCTCAGGTTTGTGGCGCTGCTGATGCAACTGCCGCGGTTTGGGGATGCTCTGAGCCATCTCGCGATTCTGGAAGAAACAGTAAGTCCCGGATACGACCTGGCGGAGGTGTTGTACCTGAAGGGTGGCTGCCTCGAAGCCGAGCGAAAATTCGCCGAAAGCCAGCGGGCGTTTCTGGGGTCCATTCGGAACTGGCCGGAGCAGGCCGCCGCGTATATCCGCCTGGCGCAATTGTGGGCCGCTCACCCCGATGATGTCTCGTCCGTTGCGGAGGCAGATCTCCCTTCCGGGGACGAATGGCAGATTGTTCAGGAAATTCTCCAGCCGGCGCAGAAGCAGAAGTCAGTTGCCGTGGATCAGGCGACCGAAGCCGTCCTGACGGCGCTGCTGGAGCATCGCCCGGGGGCAACCGGGTCGGTTGCAGCGGCACGTTTTCTGATGGTGATGCAGTCCGTCGAAGACCGATTGCCGCTCACGGCGGCCGAAGCCGGCGTTCGGACGCGGGCGGTGTTTGCCGCCGCCGAAGCCAGCGTCGAACCCGCCGATGGAACCGGAGAGAGCGGCATCGAGCCGTTGCCCTGGCTGGAACGCTGGACGCCGGGAGTCCCGGCATTCTCGGACGCCGACTTCGACGGACATGTGACACGGGAGGAAATGCAGCAGCGTTTTGTCGATGGCGATGCCCTGACGCGTCTGGGCTGGGCCGAGAAACTGCTTGCCAGGCTGCCCGAGACTGTGGAATCGCAGCAGGAGGTTTCGCTGGCGCTCGTCGAACTGCTGACGGCCAGAATTGACGTGGTCAGGATGCTCCGACCGGCGGATCTGCCGGCGGTCGTCGAACAGGTTCGCGAGCAGTTGAAGGCTGTTAAGGACGTCGCGGACGACGACTTGCGGTTGCTGTTCGCCCGCATGTCGCTCGATCAATACGAACCGGAGACTGGCGAACCGCGGGATTCGCTTGAGAAACTTCGACATGCAGAAACGCGTTTGCGAAACGTCCTGGAAGCATTGGACCGAACGCGCGGTTCCAGGGGCTCCGACTCGGAAGTCGACTGGTCGGTCGGCGTCAAACTGCTGAACACGCGGTGGCTCGAAATTGAACTCAGGTATGAGCTGGCCGGAATACTGCTGGATCAGCTCGCGTTGCTGGAACCCGATCAACATTCGCCGATGCTCGCTGCAATCCGAGCAGAGTCCACTCGACTGGAAGAAACCGGCGCCCCGCAATCCTATCCTGCGGCGATCCATGTCCGAGAGCTGTTGTTGGATGGAAAGTTCCGCGAGGCTGCGGTTCTGGCCTCGGACGCCGGCAAGGATCTGGCTCCGCAGTCGCCGCTGGCTCGTCAGCTTGCGCTGCTGGCGGTCGATGGCTGGCTGCAAATTGGAAATCGGGTTGCCGCCATCAACGAACTTCGCAAGCAGCTTCAGCGGGATCCGGCGTGGATTGCCGGTCGGGAACGTCTGGCCGAGACGCTGTTCGCCGCCGGTCACCTGGAGGAAGCCATCGCCGAGTTTCGTCGACTGTCGGCCGTTCCCGGCTTCGGCGAACGTCTGCTGGAATTGCTGCTGATCCGCAATGCGGGAGTGGCGCCGGCGCATCGCAAGTGGGACGAGCCCGAGGCGATCATCGCGGGGTTGGGCCTGGATGCGAACGCGACTCTGCCGGACCTGTTGCTGGGAGTCGAATACCATATGCTTCGGGCGGCGACCGATCACGCTCTGACAGAGAATGGAGACAAGACGAAGGCCGTCTCGCAACTGGCGGTCGCCGAGGAACTGCTCAAGTCGGCGCAACGGCGATTTCCAGAGCAGCTTCCGGTTCTCATTGCCCAGGCCCGCTTTGAACTGCAGCGGTTCGACGTGCCGCCGGACGAGCGCCGGACCCGAGCGGAAACGCTGCTGAGCGAGTATCGGATGAAGTCCGGTCCGCCGGTCGACGCCGCTCTGCTTGAGGCTCAGATCGCGGTCGATCGAGACGGTGCCGCCGCCGTGGAACAACTGCTCCGGTTGTCCGAGCCGACGGCCGAGATTGCGGGAGACGAAAAAGTCCGGCTCTTGAGCGGTCTGGCCCGGTTAGCCACTCGGATCGGCAACCTCCAGGCAGCTCGCGATCTCTGGAGCCGCGCCGCAGAGGTTGACCCCGAGGACCTTGTCTCGCGACTGGCAATCTTGCAGTTGCTGCTGGAACAGGGCGGAAACTCCGATTTTCCGTTTCCGGAACAGCAATGGAGCGAGATGCTGGAAGACGTCGGCCGAATTGAAGGAACGGAATCCGGTTGGGTCGCAGTTTTGAAGGCGCGACGACGACTGGAGTCCCTCGCGGAAGATCTCGGGGAGCGGACGCAGCAGTTGGCGGAAGCGGCCGAGTGGTTGAAGTCTGTCGAAAGAACTCGCCCTGGCTGGTCCGAGGTTTCCCGTCTTCGAGGACGGATTGCCGACCTGCTCGGGCAACCGGACGTTGCAATTGCTGCTTATCGGGAGGCGATCGCACAGGGGGACCGGTCACCGGACATCATCCGGCGAGTCGCAATTCACCATTTCCAGCGACAAGAATATGGAGAGGCGGATCGCCTGCTGCAGAAGATCGCCGAAGAGAGCGCCGAGCCGCTGACTGGCGACCTGGCGCGACTGGCGTGGAAGGTCACCTGGAATCGGCACGAGTTTGACCGCGCGATCGGGATGGCCCGCAAGCTGACGGCGGAATCGGAGTCGGCTGAAGATTACATCACCCTGGCTCTGCTCCAGTTTGCCCGGGGGCAACACGGGCCGGAGACCGAGGCGCTGTTGCGCAAGGCGGCCTGGGATCTCGCGCCGCAGACGACCCCGCCCTGGGTTGCGCTGGTCGGCTATTACGCGCGGTTGCAGCGCTGGTCCGATGCCGAAGTCGCGATCGCCGCGGCTCTGGAACGACTTCCATCCGCTCCCCGTCCCGATCATCTGCTGGCGGTCGGAAGTCTTTATGACATCCTGGCGGCGGCGAACTCTGCCGATCGATCGAGTTTCGTGGCGAAAGCCACAACAGCATTCGAGGCCGCCCTCGTCGCGGCGCCCGACGATGAATTTGTCATCGCCGCGACAGCCGAGCACTTTCTGCAGCACAACGAGGCCCGTCGGAGCGGACCTCTCCTTGAAACGCTGCTGAAACCGGATCGTCCGACAACGCCCGGCGTGCGCACCTGGGCTCGCATGCGGCTGGCTCGCCTGGTCGCGTCCGGAGGCCGATTCGAAGATTTGCGACAGGCCATCGAGCTGCTGAAAGCTGCGGTCGACAGCGGTGAAGACGCCTCCGCAGAAAATCTTCGGCTGCAACTGGAATTCCTCGAACGACTTCCGGGCGAGGACACGCGCGGACCGCGACTGAAGCTGCTGCAGACGCTCAAGAGCCAGTCGACGCTCAGCCGAGAGGAATCACTGCAGATTGCGGAGCTGCTGGACGCCGCCGGCCAACCGGCGGAAGCCCTGCAGGCATTTGAAACGCTGCTTGAAACCCAGCCAAAATTCACCCGCGCGCGAGTGGCCTACATCGCCAGTCTGTTGCGGCAGAGGACTGACGATCCCGTTCTGCTGGAAGCGGCGCGGGTGCAGGCATCGTTGCTGAACGACATGGAGCCTCGATCGTGGCAGACGGCGCAGATTCGCTCCCAGATTGAGGCGGCCATCGGAAAGAATGAGCAGGCGCTGCAGATCGTTCAGAATTTTGTCGAACGTCGGTTTGATCTGGCCGGCGAACAGCCCCTGGCGACATATCTGGAACAGGAGCCCTTGAACGATCTGCTGTCACGACTTGCTCAGGAATTGTCGGTTCGCGGTCAACGCGAGGACGGAAAACTTCTGGAGAACGCGGCCGACCTGCTGAGTCAGGGGCAGAGAGAGACTGCGTTTCAGCAACTGCTGACGGGGCGCAGTGCGGAGTTGTTGAATGAGTTGCGATACGACTCCTTGCGACAGGCGGCTCTGCTGCTGGAAGAGTTGAAGCTGGGGGACCCGGAACCTTATTTTCGACGATTCGCCGCGGAGTCCCCCGCACCAGGAGCGCGACTGGACCTCGCCAGTTTCCTGGTGCGCCGGAACCGCGCTGCGGAGGCGCTGCAGATCTGCGAGGAAGTCTGGAATCGGGGAGCCTCCGGGCGCGCGGCCGCCGTTGCTGTGACTGCATTGCGACTCGTCCCGAAGGAGCCGCCGGGCGAATTAGTGGCCTGGCGGGAACGTCTGGCAATGGCGGCCGACAATCCGGCGATCACCGATCGCTGGATGGTCGCCAACCTGCTCGGAGAGCTGGACGGTCTGATGGGGTCGGAGGCGGCTTCGATCGAAGGCTACCGAAAGGCGGTCGCCGCGAATTCTCGGGATGGGATCGCGTGGAACAATCTGGCCTACCTGCTGGCCCGTCGAAATGCGTCGTCCGAGGATCTTCAGGAAGCGGAGCGGGCGATTGCCGAGGCGATCCGCGTCGCGGGGCCTGATCAGGCGGCACTGGACACAAGGGCCGTTGTGTACTTGGCCCAAGGGAAGGCTGCTGAGGCGCTGGCGACGGTCCAGAGCTCGGTCGGATCCGAGGCCGCAGGCGCGCTTCATTTTCGTCAGGCGGAATGTCTGTGGCGACTTGGAAGAATTTTGGAAGCCCGTCAGGCTCTAGACAGGGCGCACCGCGATGGATGGCGACTTGACGAACTCTCCGGAAGTGATCGTCGCGTCGCGGAAATGTGCGTACGAGAATTGCAGTCGACCGAGTAG